A single region of the Lacipirellulaceae bacterium genome encodes:
- the purD gene encoding phosphoribosylamine--glycine ligase: MKLLIVGGGGREHALAWKLGQSPRVDRVFVAPGNAGTATEAENVDIGDSNVTGLVDFAKQNEIGLTVVGPEAPLAAGLVDALADAGLKAFGPSQQAAELEASKVFCKNMLRHADVPTAEFRTFKDEESAKAYLAQREDAQVVVKADGLAAGKGVIVCDNRAEALDAVERIAGSREFGEAGSQLVIEERLVGQEASVLAITDGRTIVTMPAAQDHKPAYDGDKGPNTGGMGAFSPTPLVTSSLMNEIEERVLVPTVHQMKRSRRPFRGVLYAGLMITKQGLKVLEYNVRFGDPECQPLMMRLKSDLLDLLEASVDGTLSELPALEWDPRPAVCVVMASEGYPGPYTRSHPIRGLEEAAQIPDVKVFHAGTRMHEGEVVTNGGRVLGVTGLGDSTAAAKLQAYTAVKQIRWDGAWCRKDIADKAIGI; the protein is encoded by the coding sequence ATGAAATTGTTAATCGTTGGTGGTGGCGGTCGTGAGCATGCCCTTGCCTGGAAACTGGGGCAAAGTCCACGCGTGGACCGCGTTTTCGTCGCGCCAGGCAATGCAGGAACCGCCACCGAAGCTGAGAATGTTGACATCGGCGACTCGAACGTCACCGGTCTTGTCGATTTCGCCAAGCAGAACGAAATAGGTCTCACGGTCGTTGGACCTGAGGCGCCTTTGGCGGCTGGCTTGGTTGATGCGCTCGCGGACGCAGGGCTCAAGGCCTTCGGTCCTAGCCAACAGGCCGCTGAGTTGGAAGCGAGCAAGGTTTTCTGCAAGAACATGCTTCGCCACGCCGACGTGCCGACGGCTGAATTCCGTACCTTCAAAGACGAAGAGTCGGCAAAGGCTTATCTCGCACAGCGTGAGGATGCCCAAGTGGTCGTCAAAGCAGATGGACTCGCCGCGGGCAAGGGCGTGATTGTCTGCGACAATCGAGCAGAGGCTCTCGATGCGGTTGAACGCATTGCGGGTAGCCGAGAATTCGGTGAGGCGGGCAGCCAGCTGGTGATTGAGGAACGCTTAGTGGGCCAAGAGGCGAGCGTTCTGGCAATCACCGACGGGCGAACCATCGTCACCATGCCAGCCGCTCAGGATCACAAACCGGCCTATGACGGTGACAAAGGGCCAAACACCGGCGGCATGGGTGCGTTCTCTCCGACGCCGCTGGTCACGTCTTCGCTCATGAACGAAATCGAGGAGCGTGTCTTGGTACCCACCGTCCACCAGATGAAGCGTTCCCGCCGTCCGTTTCGCGGGGTTCTCTACGCGGGGCTGATGATCACCAAGCAGGGTTTGAAGGTTTTGGAATACAACGTCCGTTTCGGCGACCCTGAATGTCAGCCGCTGATGATGCGGCTGAAAAGCGACTTGCTCGACCTGCTGGAAGCTTCGGTGGACGGAACTCTCAGCGAATTGCCAGCGCTGGAGTGGGATCCAAGGCCGGCGGTCTGCGTGGTGATGGCCAGTGAAGGCTATCCGGGTCCGTACACACGAAGCCACCCGATTCGGGGGCTCGAAGAGGCCGCCCAAATTCCCGATGTGAAAGTCTTCCACGCTGGTACCAGGATGCACGAGGGGGAAGTAGTGACCAACGGAGGCCGTGTGCTAGGAGTCACTGGCCTGGGGGATTCAACCGCTGCTGCCAAGTTGCAAGCCTACACGGCCGTAAAGCAGATCCGCTGGGATGGGGCTTGGTGTCGTAAGGATATTGCGGATAAAGCAATCGGCATTTGA
- a CDS encoding ubiquinol-cytochrome c reductase iron-sulfur subunit: MADKKKMSVAEMLAAARKSDGEGGSEAAAESPAAPEPAAEETAPAAAETSSAPPKKIAKPGSPDRPSVADMLAMARSGGKPAEAKPAKKAAPKAKPAAAKADKPAAKAAKSPAPERDTASILAAARKENKPGPMSKSEAATKAAAPAPTKAKPAIVAPPMPAKPDYAKPKAKKAKKAEAVDEERRTMLSVGFGALGVMAVAWGGALTAFMFPNVLRELPSKFKVGTPDGFPPGQVSTKYKAQYGVWVVNTEYRGKQQLFALKSVCTHLGCTPSWLEAEQKFKCPCHGSGFYKDGINFEGPAPRPLERCFIHVASDGQVEIDKNITYQEEMGQWNDPTCYVSV; the protein is encoded by the coding sequence ATGGCTGACAAGAAAAAAATGTCGGTGGCGGAGATGCTCGCCGCTGCAAGAAAGAGCGATGGGGAAGGTGGTTCGGAAGCGGCTGCTGAGTCACCTGCAGCACCTGAACCGGCTGCCGAGGAAACAGCACCTGCGGCTGCGGAAACGTCATCGGCTCCTCCAAAGAAAATTGCCAAGCCAGGCAGCCCCGACCGTCCCAGCGTAGCGGACATGCTGGCGATGGCTCGCTCGGGTGGAAAGCCCGCCGAGGCAAAGCCCGCGAAAAAGGCAGCTCCCAAAGCCAAGCCTGCCGCGGCAAAAGCCGACAAGCCAGCGGCGAAGGCGGCAAAGTCGCCAGCACCTGAACGCGACACGGCAAGTATTCTCGCCGCTGCCAGAAAAGAGAATAAGCCGGGCCCGATGAGCAAATCGGAGGCGGCTACCAAAGCAGCGGCCCCAGCACCGACGAAAGCGAAGCCCGCAATTGTCGCTCCGCCGATGCCCGCCAAGCCCGACTACGCCAAACCCAAGGCGAAAAAGGCCAAGAAGGCTGAAGCCGTTGACGAAGAACGGCGCACAATGCTCTCGGTCGGTTTCGGGGCCTTGGGTGTGATGGCAGTTGCCTGGGGCGGTGCTCTAACGGCGTTCATGTTCCCGAATGTGCTCCGCGAATTGCCCAGCAAGTTCAAGGTCGGCACACCTGACGGATTTCCACCGGGACAAGTTTCGACCAAGTACAAAGCCCAGTACGGCGTTTGGGTCGTCAACACCGAGTACCGAGGCAAGCAACAGCTTTTCGCCTTAAAGAGTGTATGTACCCACCTAGGTTGCACTCCCAGTTGGCTCGAGGCTGAACAGAAATTCAAATGCCCCTGTCACGGTAGTGGTTTTTATAAAGATGGCATCAACTTCGAAGGCCCGGCTCCACGCCCGCTGGAGCGCTGCTTCATCCATGTGGCTAGCGACGGGCAAGTCGAAATCGACAAGAACATCACCTATCAAGAGGAAATGGGGCAGTGGAACGATCCCACTTGCTACGTTTCCGTTTGA
- a CDS encoding cytochrome b N-terminal domain-containing protein → MPGLGETIRESQIWKSIFRHPMPVDRRNRIVVMLTNFFLHLHPVSIKKQGIALSYTWCMGGVTFFLFLVETVTGVLLMFYYRPTVEWAYADVQMLRDVHSLGILREIHRWGAHAMVITVWLHMYRVFLTGSYKPPREFNWVVGVLLLLLTLLLSFTGYLLPWDQLAVWAITVGSNMARAHPFLGHEGPGQQLLTLGGVDMITNASDARFALLGAREVGEETLNRFYILHCIAIPLGVALLLAIHFWRVRKDGGISGPL, encoded by the coding sequence ATGCCCGGTTTAGGCGAAACGATTCGCGAATCGCAAATTTGGAAAAGCATCTTCCGGCATCCGATGCCTGTCGATCGACGTAATCGAATCGTCGTGATGCTGACCAACTTCTTTCTTCATTTGCACCCCGTTTCGATTAAGAAACAGGGAATTGCCCTGAGTTACACCTGGTGTATGGGCGGAGTGACCTTCTTCCTATTTCTGGTCGAAACCGTCACCGGTGTTCTGTTGATGTTCTACTACCGCCCGACGGTGGAATGGGCGTATGCCGATGTGCAGATGCTTCGCGACGTTCATTCGTTAGGAATACTGCGCGAAATCCATCGTTGGGGTGCGCACGCAATGGTGATCACCGTGTGGTTGCACATGTACCGTGTGTTCCTAACGGGAAGCTACAAACCGCCGCGTGAGTTCAACTGGGTGGTCGGCGTGTTGCTACTGCTGCTAACATTGCTTCTCTCATTCACCGGCTATCTCCTCCCGTGGGATCAGTTGGCCGTTTGGGCGATTACGGTGGGTTCAAATATGGCCCGTGCACATCCGTTCCTTGGCCACGAAGGTCCCGGTCAGCAACTTTTGACCCTCGGCGGCGTTGACATGATTACGAACGCCTCAGATGCCCGCTTTGCGCTGCTTGGTGCGCGCGAGGTCGGCGAAGAGACGCTTAATCGATTTTATATTCTCCACTGCATCGCCATTCCGCTCGGCGTGGCGTTACTGTTAGCGATCCATTTCTGGCGAGTCCGCAAGGACGGCGGCATCAGCGGCCCGCTCTAA
- a CDS encoding c-type cytochrome, with translation MPATEQTWYNQKTMHVIFGASALVMTIATFWLLAKDHNREWKDWQLADRRKDAWMLQAQRDKLKDQFDSRMTQIKDEILEAETAPVGANQVAKFLAAVASEDLRLAGDANEPSPELFLVTEKDEQTGTEVSRLGLEQIAEEHPEVADQFEEIVQAHAELKQAVAAKESLASEAAEASEAAQEVAQNTLQDARLAVKGEREDLIKAMQDHASEAKRREDVFVGEKKVANGKRTAAVSELTLLVGHGGSKKDIDAKQKKIDKLDEQISTLTEQIAAANQYRTRLEGMIGEVNAERDEISKELSAMETELARLDDLVYKNTSNVGEWLVRAPVLNALYDGNVRIQQNWLPNLTVNYNFSQVARFDRCITCHKAISKTAPGTATEPAYPTLPEEQRNFTAELASPDERPESGATLREVYGLVLSESGIVDDGAVTVHYVLPETPAALAGLESGDVIEAIGDAPVYETEAVADRLLRTVDEWGEPIALQVRRGLDHPYTSHPRLDLYLTDLSPHPEKKFGCTICHDGQGSGTSFKWASHTPNTAKEQDRWMREYDWFDNHHWIFPMKPARFAESNCLKCHHEKGGLEPSEQFPEPPAPKLVEGWNTVEEYGCFGCHEINGHDGADRIGPDVRLEPSYHEAAAALLRYEDLTDEERSFAERVVEMPSDSGAREALLASVMADKNIADLGEEEARLPTNAHKVADLLKTAETPGMYRKVGPSLRYVDSKVGFDWLYSWIEKPSDFRPSTKMPQFFGLTEHLEGEGDEAEIALTHAYEPIEIRAITKYLLDNSSDFEYLETPENVTEEASAERGQWLFQSRGCLACHAHEDYEGINANQGPELSEIAAKFNNERGKKWLYTWLKEPHKYHARTKMPNLYLDPIEVTDPQGKPTGEVTDPAADITAYLLSVESDWKPQGVPAENELSQKEREDLAALALEWLASPQIPEATAKKFLQEGIPERFANKVKEDEKILVGITDENRVEKHLQYVGRRSIAKYGCFGCHDIPGYETAKPIGAALAEWGRKDSSKLAFENIGAFLATHGIDPAANDHHGDDHGKHGEGDHADDKHGDDEHGGHDHLDSHDPSLSPDESYFVQALNSHSRDGFIWQKLRYPRSYDYKTTANKGFNERLRMPKFPFTDEQREEVMTFVLGLVNEPPAEEYIYQPDARQQAIVDGHHVLDKYNCAGCHTMKMESWEFAYDGDSFESPSEVMDYPFLAPSFDPKEIAESMETDDRGLLFAKLHGMPVMDEETGQPQLIDEDGLAITREEVAEIEEEEGETIPTFYNFTLWEDTLLNGEPWLVGVQDVMVPAADSEEAAPANGVAHAAWGGDLSRYLFPHVIEKAKESNPQVKGSEAWGWLPPPLMHEGEKVQPAWLHGFLMNPKPLRPAAVMRMPNFNMSSDDAAKLVNYFAASSKVDFPYEYKPQQQKSYLEQLADDRDDPLGEAMQIVVSGNYCVKCHGVADFMPKGDVTTFGPNLAEVSDRLRPEYLRDWIANPKRILPYTGMPVNIPYNANEPHLGGLSQELFKGTSLEQLNGLSTLLQNFDIYSQQQHSVTDVVKETEAKAKPSGEENAKAGDDTTDKSASAPRTRR, from the coding sequence ATGCCCGCAACCGAACAAACTTGGTACAACCAGAAAACGATGCACGTCATCTTCGGAGCCAGTGCGCTCGTGATGACGATTGCCACGTTCTGGTTGTTGGCAAAGGACCACAACCGGGAGTGGAAAGATTGGCAGCTTGCCGACCGCCGCAAAGATGCGTGGATGCTCCAGGCCCAGCGTGATAAACTGAAAGATCAGTTCGACTCGCGTATGACGCAGATCAAGGATGAGATCCTCGAGGCCGAAACGGCCCCGGTCGGCGCGAATCAAGTCGCGAAGTTTCTCGCAGCGGTCGCTTCGGAGGATCTTCGCTTGGCGGGGGACGCCAACGAGCCAAGCCCTGAGTTGTTCCTGGTGACCGAGAAAGACGAGCAAACCGGCACCGAAGTTAGCCGCTTGGGCTTGGAACAGATTGCCGAAGAACACCCCGAGGTCGCTGACCAATTTGAAGAGATCGTCCAGGCACATGCTGAACTCAAGCAGGCGGTCGCTGCCAAAGAGAGCCTCGCCAGTGAAGCGGCCGAGGCAAGCGAAGCTGCTCAGGAAGTCGCCCAAAATACGCTCCAAGACGCACGTCTTGCGGTCAAGGGTGAACGGGAAGACCTGATCAAGGCGATGCAAGATCACGCCAGCGAAGCGAAACGTCGCGAGGATGTCTTCGTGGGCGAGAAGAAGGTTGCCAATGGCAAACGCACCGCAGCTGTTAGCGAGCTCACTTTGCTTGTAGGTCATGGTGGCTCGAAGAAAGACATCGATGCGAAACAGAAGAAGATCGATAAGCTCGACGAGCAGATCTCGACACTGACTGAACAAATCGCAGCCGCCAACCAGTATCGCACCCGTCTTGAAGGAATGATTGGCGAGGTGAACGCAGAGCGAGATGAAATCTCCAAAGAACTTTCCGCGATGGAAACCGAGTTGGCCCGCTTGGATGACTTGGTCTACAAGAATACTTCCAACGTCGGCGAGTGGCTCGTCCGTGCTCCCGTTCTCAACGCACTCTACGATGGTAACGTACGGATTCAGCAAAACTGGCTTCCGAACCTAACGGTCAATTACAACTTCTCCCAAGTTGCCCGCTTCGACCGTTGTATTACCTGCCACAAAGCGATCTCAAAGACTGCCCCTGGCACCGCTACCGAGCCTGCTTATCCAACCCTCCCCGAGGAACAACGGAATTTCACGGCAGAACTAGCCTCTCCCGACGAACGTCCCGAATCCGGTGCAACACTCCGTGAAGTTTATGGGTTGGTCCTCTCCGAATCCGGCATCGTTGATGATGGTGCCGTCACTGTTCACTATGTTTTACCTGAAACGCCCGCTGCACTAGCTGGACTTGAATCAGGTGATGTGATCGAGGCGATTGGGGATGCTCCCGTTTACGAAACCGAAGCGGTTGCTGACCGACTACTTCGTACCGTTGACGAGTGGGGCGAGCCTATTGCTCTGCAAGTCAGGCGTGGTCTTGACCATCCCTACACTTCGCATCCGCGGCTCGATCTTTATCTAACGGACTTGAGCCCGCATCCTGAAAAGAAGTTTGGCTGCACGATTTGCCACGATGGGCAGGGCAGTGGTACTTCCTTCAAATGGGCTTCACATACCCCCAACACGGCCAAAGAGCAAGATCGTTGGATGCGGGAGTACGATTGGTTTGATAACCATCATTGGATCTTTCCAATGAAACCCGCTCGCTTCGCGGAAAGTAACTGCTTGAAGTGCCACCACGAAAAAGGTGGCCTAGAGCCCAGCGAGCAGTTCCCCGAGCCACCCGCTCCGAAGCTCGTCGAAGGATGGAACACCGTTGAAGAATACGGATGCTTCGGCTGCCACGAAATCAATGGTCACGACGGTGCAGACCGTATCGGTCCCGATGTTCGCCTCGAGCCGAGCTATCACGAAGCCGCCGCGGCATTGCTTCGCTACGAAGACCTCACCGACGAAGAACGCAGCTTTGCCGAACGTGTCGTAGAAATGCCGAGCGACTCGGGTGCCCGAGAAGCTCTCTTGGCTTCAGTGATGGCTGACAAGAACATCGCGGATCTTGGCGAAGAAGAGGCTCGCCTGCCGACAAACGCCCACAAGGTTGCTGATCTCCTGAAGACGGCTGAGACTCCAGGCATGTATCGCAAGGTAGGACCTAGCCTACGGTATGTGGATTCGAAAGTTGGTTTTGATTGGCTCTATAGCTGGATTGAAAAACCGTCAGACTTCCGCCCCAGCACAAAAATGCCACAATTCTTCGGCTTGACCGAGCATTTGGAGGGCGAGGGTGACGAGGCGGAGATCGCACTCACGCACGCCTACGAGCCCATCGAAATCCGTGCCATCACCAAGTATCTGCTGGATAACAGTTCTGATTTCGAGTATCTCGAAACACCCGAGAACGTCACTGAAGAGGCTTCGGCGGAACGCGGCCAATGGTTGTTCCAGTCTCGTGGTTGCCTGGCTTGTCACGCTCACGAAGACTATGAAGGCATCAACGCCAACCAGGGTCCCGAACTCTCTGAGATCGCCGCGAAGTTCAACAACGAACGCGGTAAAAAGTGGCTCTACACATGGCTGAAAGAGCCGCACAAGTACCATGCTCGTACGAAGATGCCGAATCTTTACCTCGATCCAATCGAAGTAACCGATCCGCAAGGCAAGCCAACCGGAGAAGTAACCGACCCGGCTGCCGATATCACGGCTTACTTGCTCAGCGTTGAGAGCGATTGGAAGCCACAGGGCGTCCCCGCTGAGAATGAGCTTTCGCAGAAGGAACGAGAGGACTTGGCTGCTTTGGCACTTGAGTGGCTCGCCAGCCCACAGATTCCTGAAGCGACAGCGAAGAAGTTCCTACAAGAGGGTATTCCCGAGCGGTTCGCGAACAAGGTGAAAGAGGATGAGAAAATTCTGGTCGGAATCACCGACGAGAATCGTGTCGAGAAGCATCTGCAATACGTTGGCCGACGCTCAATCGCCAAGTACGGTTGCTTTGGCTGCCACGACATCCCCGGCTACGAAACTGCCAAACCGATCGGTGCTGCACTCGCAGAATGGGGACGCAAAGATTCCTCGAAGCTTGCTTTTGAGAACATTGGGGCCTTCCTAGCCACGCATGGAATTGATCCAGCAGCCAATGATCATCATGGCGACGATCACGGCAAGCACGGCGAGGGCGATCATGCCGATGACAAACACGGTGATGATGAACATGGTGGGCACGACCACCTTGATTCGCACGATCCGTCGCTCTCCCCAGACGAAAGCTATTTCGTCCAAGCGCTGAACAGTCACTCGCGCGACGGCTTTATCTGGCAGAAGCTTCGCTACCCACGTAGCTACGACTACAAAACAACTGCTAACAAAGGATTCAACGAGCGACTGCGGATGCCGAAGTTCCCCTTCACGGACGAACAGCGTGAAGAAGTAATGACCTTCGTGCTCGGTTTGGTGAATGAACCACCCGCGGAAGAATACATCTACCAGCCCGACGCTCGACAGCAGGCAATCGTCGATGGGCATCATGTGTTGGATAAGTACAACTGTGCCGGTTGCCACACAATGAAGATGGAATCGTGGGAGTTTGCCTACGATGGCGACTCCTTCGAATCTCCATCGGAAGTGATGGACTATCCCTTCTTGGCACCTTCGTTCGATCCGAAAGAGATTGCGGAGTCGATGGAAACGGACGATCGTGGACTGCTATTCGCAAAGCTCCACGGCATGCCCGTCATGGACGAGGAGACGGGACAACCCCAACTCATTGACGAGGATGGCCTCGCGATTACCCGTGAAGAGGTCGCTGAGATTGAGGAGGAAGAGGGCGAGACAATCCCTACGTTCTACAATTTCACTCTTTGGGAAGACACACTTCTCAATGGCGAGCCTTGGTTGGTTGGCGTGCAAGACGTCATGGTCCCGGCTGCTGACTCTGAGGAAGCCGCCCCTGCCAATGGCGTTGCCCATGCCGCCTGGGGTGGTGATCTTTCGCGATATCTCTTCCCGCATGTGATCGAAAAGGCCAAGGAATCAAACCCACAGGTGAAAGGATCTGAGGCCTGGGGCTGGCTACCGCCGCCATTGATGCATGAGGGTGAGAAAGTCCAGCCTGCTTGGTTACACGGATTCCTCATGAATCCCAAGCCGTTGCGCCCGGCTGCCGTCATGCGGATGCCGAACTTTAATATGTCGAGCGATGATGCCGCAAAACTGGTCAACTACTTTGCCGCCAGCAGCAAGGTCGATTTCCCCTATGAGTACAAGCCGCAACAGCAGAAGAGTTATCTCGAACAGCTTGCCGACGATCGCGATGATCCGCTTGGCGAAGCGATGCAAATTGTCGTCAGCGGCAACTACTGCGTGAAGTGCCACGGCGTCGCGGACTTTATGCCCAAAGGCGACGTCACCACGTTCGGACCTAATCTCGCGGAAGTCTCCGATCGATTGCGGCCAGAGTACTTACGTGATTGGATTGCCAATCCGAAACGGATCCTGCCTTACACCGGGATGCCGGTCAACATTCCTTACAACGCGAATGAACCCCACTTGGGTGGCTTAAGCCAGGAATTGTTCAAGGGCACCAGCCTGGAGCAACTCAACGGGCTCTCGACGTTACTGCAAAACTTCGACATCTATAGTCAGCAACAGCATTCAGTCACGGATGTCGTTAAGGAGACCGAAGCGAAAGCGAAGCCCAGTGGTGAGGAGAATGCGAAAGCTGGCGATGACACAACGGATAAATCAGCGTCTGCGCCCCGCACGCGACGCTAA
- a CDS encoding c-type cytochrome has protein sequence MNSSLLTTRTLSVALLCLCALGCSQSEPPEFRLNMVSMTSNELGPEYQQEIANVLSGLFGTPDKPFAHPATGLDQLKLDLSAGPAWSDERGYNHGLYRKHCVHCHGIDGDGYGPTAKILNPYPRDYRKGIFKFKSTFNAAKPTDADLERILRNGVPGTSMPSFELLPSSEVESLVEYVKYLAIKGQMETSLAAYVFDELGIDEVEDEDGNVTEQRIPFDPANDADQAEAVLDILAEVMEGWETAEENVIIPVEDQIPADDRSPEELAASIERGRELFYGTKANCIKCHGPTGLGDGQQTDYHVWNKEAKDYIQGTIDLAESLAKADPETDEEEADLDRDYEILAARQEVAETLLPPRNAIPRNLRKGIYRGGRRRIDVFHKIHAGIAGSPMPGLGGSSPGAEGTIPEADMWAIVDYVLNLPYEAPSQPQRALPVNEQPIAQ, from the coding sequence ATGAATTCCTCACTTCTGACAACTCGTACACTGTCCGTCGCACTGCTTTGCTTATGTGCGTTGGGATGCTCCCAGAGCGAACCGCCTGAGTTCCGGCTCAATATGGTTTCAATGACCTCCAACGAATTGGGGCCTGAGTACCAGCAGGAAATTGCAAACGTCCTGAGCGGACTCTTTGGAACACCCGACAAGCCTTTCGCTCACCCAGCAACCGGACTGGATCAGCTAAAACTTGATCTATCAGCTGGTCCTGCTTGGAGCGATGAACGGGGCTACAACCATGGTCTCTATCGGAAGCATTGTGTTCACTGCCACGGGATCGATGGTGATGGCTACGGGCCGACGGCGAAGATTCTGAATCCCTATCCGCGTGACTACCGCAAGGGCATCTTCAAGTTCAAATCGACTTTTAATGCGGCAAAGCCAACGGATGCCGATCTCGAACGTATTCTCCGAAATGGTGTTCCCGGCACATCGATGCCTTCCTTCGAGTTGCTTCCCTCGAGCGAAGTTGAATCTCTTGTCGAGTACGTCAAGTATTTGGCAATCAAAGGCCAGATGGAAACAAGCCTAGCGGCTTACGTTTTTGACGAACTTGGCATAGATGAAGTCGAAGACGAAGATGGCAATGTCACCGAGCAACGGATTCCATTCGATCCGGCCAATGATGCAGACCAAGCGGAGGCGGTGCTCGACATTTTGGCGGAAGTCATGGAGGGTTGGGAAACGGCCGAAGAGAACGTCATCATCCCCGTCGAGGATCAGATCCCCGCGGATGATCGCAGTCCTGAAGAACTTGCCGCTTCGATCGAAAGAGGCCGAGAGCTTTTCTACGGAACAAAAGCGAACTGTATCAAATGCCACGGACCGACGGGTTTGGGTGATGGCCAGCAGACTGACTATCACGTCTGGAACAAAGAAGCGAAGGACTACATTCAAGGAACGATTGATCTAGCCGAGTCGCTCGCCAAAGCCGATCCCGAAACCGACGAGGAAGAAGCCGACCTTGACCGGGACTATGAAATCCTAGCCGCTCGTCAAGAAGTCGCTGAGACACTGCTTCCACCGCGGAACGCGATTCCTCGAAACCTTCGTAAGGGGATTTATCGTGGCGGAAGACGTCGGATTGATGTTTTCCACAAGATACACGCTGGAATTGCCGGATCGCCAATGCCTGGCTTAGGTGGCTCAAGCCCCGGTGCGGAAGGGACGATTCCCGAAGCGGACATGTGGGCAATTGTCGATTACGTCTTGAATCTTCCTTACGAAGCTCCGAGCCAGCCGCAGCGTGCGTTGCCGGTGAACGAACAACCTATTGCTCAATAA
- the coxB gene encoding cytochrome c oxidase subunit II, whose amino-acid sequence MLAKLKNWLPNFWAVLFLLVPIFGVATFALAPYLNDLAPKYFKRPIWFPEDVSEHGRVIDNLFMFILWLTGIVFVVTECVLFYFMWKYDSNSNKEKVTYSHGSHSLEVVWTIIPAVTLLFIAIYQMDAWADAKMRAPDIPPIVEVTGRQFNWDFRYPGPDNQLYTSDDIVRTDGRLYLPMGEEVLLRITSADVLHSFFLPNLRLKQDVIPGMSQNMWFTATKKGEYDIVCAELCGWGHYKMKARLHLVSRPEFEKQLEEFRKEENTMRVASRSND is encoded by the coding sequence ATGCTCGCCAAACTGAAAAACTGGCTTCCAAACTTTTGGGCAGTGTTGTTTCTGCTGGTTCCAATTTTTGGAGTAGCTACTTTTGCGCTCGCTCCCTATTTGAACGATCTGGCCCCAAAGTACTTCAAACGCCCGATTTGGTTCCCTGAGGATGTTTCTGAGCATGGTCGTGTGATCGACAACTTATTCATGTTCATCCTCTGGCTCACGGGCATTGTTTTCGTCGTCACTGAGTGTGTGCTGTTTTACTTCATGTGGAAGTACGACAGCAACTCGAACAAGGAGAAGGTCACCTACAGCCATGGTAGCCACTCTTTGGAAGTCGTATGGACGATCATTCCGGCTGTGACATTGTTGTTCATTGCGATCTACCAAATGGATGCATGGGCGGACGCCAAGATGCGTGCCCCCGACATTCCACCCATCGTCGAAGTCACGGGGCGTCAGTTCAACTGGGACTTCCGTTATCCCGGTCCCGACAACCAACTTTATACTTCCGACGATATCGTTCGCACCGATGGCCGCCTTTACCTTCCAATGGGTGAAGAGGTGCTGCTTCGTATCACCAGTGCTGACGTTTTGCACAGTTTCTTTCTTCCGAACTTACGACTCAAGCAAGACGTCATTCCGGGGATGTCCCAGAATATGTGGTTTACGGCCACGAAAAAGGGCGAGTACGACATCGTCTGTGCGGAACTCTGCGGCTGGGGCCATTACAAGATGAAGGCTCGGCTGCACCTAGTTTCTCGACCGGAATTCGAGAAGCAACTTGAAGAGTTCCGCAAGGAAGAAAACACCATGCGAGTCGCCAGTCGCTCAAACGATTAA